A region of the Pseudomonas anguilliseptica genome:
TCGGCGTTGCTCCAGCTTTTACTCAAATAGTGTTGCGGGTAGTCGGCGGCAACCCCGACCAGGCTGGCGCCCAATACCAGGGTCAGGGCGTTGATCTGGCCGAATACCAGTACGCAGGCGGTGCAGCCGGCCAGCAGCGCCATGCCGATCGGCAGCAGGCTGACCAGCACCCGCACACGGCGGAAGGCCAGCAGCAACAGCAGCAGGGTGCCGAGCGTGGCACCACCGCCGATCAGGCTGATCTCGCGGGTGGCCTTGGCCTGTCCGGCGGCCGCATACAACACGCCGCCAGCCGCCAGCAATTGGCCATCGGCGGTTTCGATCTGTGCACGGGTAGCGGCGACCTGCGCGGCCATCAGCGGCGGCTCCTGCATATCAAACGCGCTGCCCTGGGCGCTGGCGCGCAGCAGGGCCCAGGTCATGCCAGGTTCTTCCAGCAGCAATGCGCCGCTGCTCAGGTCGGCCTGGATGCGGCTGCCGGGATTTAGCGCCTGTTGCGCGCGTACACCCAGGCCCAGCCAGTCCTGCTCGATGGGCAACAGGCTAAAGCCGGCGAAGGTGTCGAACAGCTGGGCGGTGCGTTGTTCGATCAACTGCTGCGGTTGCTCCAGCAATAGCTGACGATCTGCCGCAGGTAGCAGGGCCAGGCGGTTGCTGCGCAGGTAGTCGCGCAGCGCCGCGAGGTCGCTGTCGACGTTCCACTGCACCTGGGCAAAGCGGCCGCTGTCGCGCCATTGCTCGCCCACCTGCTGCGCCAGGGCAATCGCCTGATTGCGTTGCGGGTGGCCAATCAACAGCAGCAGGTCGCGATTGAGCGGCTCCTGCATACGTTGCTCGGCCTGCTGCACCAAGGCGTCGCCGCTGCCGGCCGGCAACAGCGCGAGCATATCCGCGGCTACGGGCGGGCCGTTGCGCCATTGCCAGGCGGTGAGGGTCAGCAGGGCAGCGAGCAGCAGCAGAAAGCCGCGCGGCAGCCAGCGTTCACTGAGCAAAGTCACGCTGCTCCTGCTCAGTCAGGGCACTGCCGGCCTGGCTATCCGGCAAGCGCAGCACGCTGTAATCGCCCTGGGTTTCATGCAGCTCGATGCGTTGCACCAGCGCGCCGCCGTCGATCTGGATACGGCTGAAAATCTGTTTGAGCAATACCGAGTTCGGCACCAGACGCAGTTGCCAGGCCTCGGCGGTGCCGCTTAATTGCAGCTGGAAGTCGCGCGCCAGGCCGCTGTGGTCGCCCTTGAGTACGGCGAGAAACAGCCGACTCTGCTGGGCGGCCACGTCCTGGCCGGGCTGTTGTTGCCAGCCGCTCGGCGTACGTTTGGCGATGCCCTGGCCGTCG
Encoded here:
- a CDS encoding outer membrane lipoprotein carrier protein LolA, whose translation is MKRLLAYLGLWLLSQEALAFDLDQLSAQLAKPAVVRGPLIQEKHLRALPQPLTSRGQFVLSRDLGLLWQLQSPLKQDYRIDGQGIAKRTPSGWQQQPGQDVAAQQSRLFLAVLKGDHSGLARDFQLQLSGTAEAWQLRLVPNSVLLKQIFSRIQIDGGALVQRIELHETQGDYSVLRLPDSQAGSALTEQEQRDFAQ